Proteins from a genomic interval of Gossypium hirsutum isolate 1008001.06 chromosome A09, Gossypium_hirsutum_v2.1, whole genome shotgun sequence:
- the LOC107890129 gene encoding protein MAIN-LIKE 1-like has protein sequence MASLINKELSHICDTVNNTDSYRILRGRVNGVGYSPDARLMPYLELAGFGSATLTRTFDLQYDLISALVECWRPETHTFHLPCGECTVTLEDVALQFGLPIDWDAAMGVSAIAEPAALYYSLLGASPGDAESTFSELKFTWLKANFQHLSDNTTEEELVCTARAYIMHIIGGVLMPNSNNNKVHLQYLPLLADLRSVRSYSWGSAVLPML, from the exons ACATATGTGACACAGTTAATAATAcg GACTCGTACCGCATATTAAGGGGCCGGGTGAATGGTGTAGGATATTCCCCGGATGCACGACTGATGCCCTACTTGGAGCTAGCTGGATTCGGGTCAGCAACATTGACCCGGACGTTCGATTTGCAGTATGATTTAATATCCGCATTGGTCGAGTGTTGGCGaccggagacccacacttttcatttgccATGTGGGGAGTGCACAGTCACTCTGGAGGATGTTGCATTACAGTTTGGGCTCCCAATCGACTGGGATGCCGCCATGGGCGTAAGTGCGATAGCTGAGCCAGCTGCACTTTATTATAGCCTACTAGGAGCCTCGCCCGGCGATGCTGAGTCTACTTTTTcggagttgaaatttacatggctaAAAGCCAATTTTCAGCATTTATCAGATAATACCACCGAAGAAGAGTTGGTGTGTACAGCTCGAGCGTACATTATGCATATCATAGGGGGTGTACTGATGCCCAATTCGAACAACAACAAGGTTCATCTCCAGTATTTACCTTTGTTAGCTGATCTGCGTAGTGTTCGCTCCTATAGTTGGGGTTCCGCAGTTCTGCCTATGTTGTAA
- the LOC107889571 gene encoding AT-hook motif nuclear-localized protein 1, translated as MEEKLSTMPMSLGNSDTNSPHLPLGSLVLSQVMNMDLERNLDNAATGEGATTSTTATTVPGPSGGGVDSLGKKRRGRPRKYDADGNLRLPYKLVTTSPTDFSSSKRGRGKPPASTKCHLLASIVELFASTAGGDFTPHVVTVNTGEDVAGNILSFSQKGPRGICVLSANGAVSTVCIRQPGSSGGILTYEGRFEILSLTGSFTDSDRGGGKSKTGGLSVSLAGPDGRVIGGGLAGSLVAASPIQVVVGSFMPNGYKVHKKKNQAEHTVGTAPSATATAARPISQAEPDGDLKFCTTPTSPFPKESNGEPNHTTMDKHTNVGSSHAVSWNGLEPTSIHRPYPDINVSLPSE; from the exons ATGGAAGAAAAGTTGAGCACGATGCCTATGTCACTAGGCAACTCTGACACTAACTCACCTCATCTGCCACTGGGTAGCCTGGTATTATCTCAAGTCATGAACATGGACTTGGAGAGAAACCTCGATAATGCAGCAACAGGCGAGGGAGCCACAACAAGTACCACAGCAACAACAGTTCCAGGACCAAGTGGAGGTGGGGTTGATTCTTTAGGAAAGAAAAGGAGAGGGAGGCCAAGAAAATATGATGCAGATGGGAACCTTAGGTTACCATATAAATTAGTGACGACTTCTCCTACTGACTTCTCCTCTTCCAAGAGAGGTAGAGGCAAGCCTCCTGCTTCTACCAAGTGCCACCTTCTAGCTTCTATAG TTGAGTTGTTTGCTAGCACAGCTGGTGGGGACTTTACGCCACATGTGGTCACAGTAAACACTGGGGAG GATGTTGCAggcaatattctttcattttctcAAAAGGGACCTCGTGGGATTTGTGTTCTGTCAGCAAATGGAGCTGTTTCCACTGTTTGTATTCGACAACCTGGTTCATCTGGTGGTATTTTAACATACGAG GGACGGTTTGAGATATTGTCCTTAACTGGGTCATTTACAGACAGTGACCGTGGTGGTGGAAAAAGTAAAACTGGTGGGTTAAGTGTTTCATTGGCCGGACCAGATGGTCGTGTAATTGGCGGTGGACTTGCAGGTTCCTTGGTGGCTGCTAGCCCAATACAA GTTGTGGTAGGAAGCTTCATGCCAAACGGTTACAAAGTGCATAAAAAGAAGAATCAAGCTGAGCACACGGTGGGTACTGCGCCTTCAGCCACGGCGACAGCCGCAAGGCCAATCTCACAAGCGGAACCTGATGGTGATCTCAAGTTCTGCACGACACCCACATCCCCATTTCCAAAGGAAAGCAATGGGGAACCAAATCATACCACAATGGATAAACATACAAATGTTGGATCCTCTCATGCTGTCAGTTGGAATGGcttggaacccacatcaatccaTCGGCCATACCCTGATATTAACGTGTCCCTGCCAAGTGAATAG
- the LOC107890128 gene encoding uncharacterized protein — translation MEEKRGSAVIRAVSHDEEGRKEVERTKVPSRKIDTIKYIERKLEDKGVQRLERHPADGIGIDQPPPKSGRGGKYTWEGPDGLAENELMAAPLLPTFVDLSTAPPAIDEKDPNYVDEEEEEKIVRDENSDVAELVVGELEVATAAEARKGVARVGVDPHINLNLN, via the exons ATGGAAGAGAAGAGAGGCTCTGCGGTGATCCGAGCAGTTAGCCACGACGAAGAGGGTCGAAAGGAAGTTGAAAGGACTAAAGTTCCCTCTCGTAAAATAGACACCATTAAGTACATAGAGAGGAAGTTGGAGGACAAAGGGGTACAAAGGCTGGAAAGACACCCGGCTGATGGGATAGGGATTGATCAGCCGCCGCCAAAGTCGGGTCGTGGAGGGAAGTACACCTGGGAAGGACCAGATGGGTTGGCGGAGAACGAGCTGATGGCGGCacct ttgcttcctacctttgttgaccttTCAACAGCACCACCTGCTATTGATGAGAAGGATCCTAACTACGTggatgaggaagaagaagagaagatagTGAGGGATGAAAACAGCGACGTGGCGGAGCTTGTGGTCGGAGAACTGGAAGTCGCTACGGCTGCTGAGGCTCGGAAAGGGGTAGCTAGAGTTGGTGTTGATCCTCACATCAACCTCAACCTCAACTGA